Genomic DNA from Brachionichthys hirsutus isolate HB-005 unplaced genomic scaffold, CSIRO-AGI_Bhir_v1 contig_1248, whole genome shotgun sequence:
CCGCGGACTACGGCGAGCGGCCCGCGGACTACGGCGAGCGGCCCGCGGACTACGGCGAGCGGCCCGCGGACTACGGCGAGCGGCCCGCGGACTACGGCGAGCGGCCCGCGGACTACGGCTAACGGCCCGCGGACTCCGGCTAACGGCCCCCGGACTACGGCTAACGGCCCGCGGACTACGGCTAACGGCCCGCGGACTACGGCTAACGGCCCGCGGACTACGGCTAACGGCCCGCGGACTACGGCTAACGGCCCGCGGACTCCGGCTAACGGCCCGCGGACTCCGGCTAACGGCCCGCGGACTCCGGCTAACGGCCCGCGGACTCCGGCTAACGGCCCCCGGACTACGGCGAGCGGCCCGCGGACTCCGTCGTACCTTGTCGTTGAGGAAGCCGACCTTGAGGATGTTCTCCACGTTGGGCACGCCGTCGGCCATGCTGAGGTCTCCCAGGGAGTCGCCCATCAGGATGACGTTGCAGTACTCCTTCAACTGCTTGAAGTACTCCGTGTTCCTCAGAGCGCCTTCGTGCTTGTTGTACACGTGGATCAGCTCACCTTTGAAGCCTCTCAGGATGCCCTGCGGGGTGAAGAGCCAATCACACAACAGACGAAGCCTGCGCGGCCTGGCGACCGTGTTAGCGGTTTACTGGGATGGACGGGTCGGGTCGCTAAAGTCCGCGCAGCCTCGGGTAATCTGGGCCAAACATTCCCACAGCAGATTGGGATCTGGATTATCTGGGACCGGACGTCTCCTGATCGAAGCCCGGCTTCGAGGCCGGCCGGACTCACGTCGTCGTCGAAGTCCATGAAGTTGGAGACGACCTTGACGTTGGGGTGGTAGACGCCGGCCTGGTGCAGGATCTCCTCCAGGACGTCGCCCAGGCCGGCGGAGAAGATGAAGACGGGAACGTCGTGCTGCTGCAGACGCTGGAAGAACTGCTCGAAGCCGTCCCTGCCAGGGAGACGATCAGAGACCAGACGGTGAGAGACACGGCGAAGAGACAGCCGTGTCCTCCTCTTTCCAGGTGAGTGGGTACCTGAGTGCGGCGTCAGACTCCCTCACCACCTCTGACAGTTTGCCCCGCTCTAACCGCTGCTCCACCAGTAACTTGTGCGAGTTGAAGTACCTGCAGACACACGCCAGACGGTGTTGCTCTCTCCTGCCGCTGCGAGcggaagcagaagaagacgaGCCCTCACCACTCCACGATGAAGGGGAACTTCTCCTCCGTGGTCAGGTGGGGGTCGATCTCGATGGGGTAATATTTGttcttcagctgcagcagcttctgccgACACTCGTCCGTCACCAGCTTGCAGTTATCGATGATGTCTGCAAAGCGACGGGGAGAGCCTGAGACGAGCCtccggggggtgggggcggggccagaacAGCGCGGCGTGACTCCGCCTCTACTCACTGTGGCACGTCGGGCAGCGCTTGCCGTTGACGGCGAACTTGCTTAACGTCATGT
This window encodes:
- the LOC137916684 gene encoding cytosolic 5'-nucleotidase 3-like isoform X1; this translates as MDRTAVVKVGAAASASVCALLGGVVLAQYVVAKKKRAGKKTRIIEMMPQFDKTTVHMRDPERVEQIICDLIKGGASKLQVITDFDMTLSKFAVNGKRCPTCHNIIDNCKLVTDECRQKLLQLKNKYYPIEIDPHLTTEEKFPFIVEWYFNSHKLLVEQRLERGKLSEVVRESDAALRDGFEQFFQRLQQHDVPVFIFSAGLGDVLEEILHQAGVYHPNVKVVSNFMDFDDDGILRGFKGELIHVYNKHEGALRNTEYFKQLKEYCNVILMGDSLGDLSMADGVPNVENILKVGFLNDKVEERLDKYLDSYDIVLVRDETLEVPNAILQKVL
- the LOC137916684 gene encoding cytosolic 5'-nucleotidase 3-like isoform X2 yields the protein MPQFDKTTVHMRDPERVEQIICDLIKGGASKLQVITDFDMTLSKFAVNGKRCPTCHNIIDNCKLVTDECRQKLLQLKNKYYPIEIDPHLTTEEKFPFIVEWYFNSHKLLVEQRLERGKLSEVVRESDAALRDGFEQFFQRLQQHDVPVFIFSAGLGDVLEEILHQAGVYHPNVKVVSNFMDFDDDGILRGFKGELIHVYNKHEGALRNTEYFKQLKEYCNVILMGDSLGDLSMADGVPNVENILKVGFLNDKVEERLDKYLDSYDIVLVRDETLEVPNAILQKVL